One part of the Salvelinus fontinalis isolate EN_2023a chromosome 4, ASM2944872v1, whole genome shotgun sequence genome encodes these proteins:
- the anp32a gene encoding acidic leucine-rich nuclear phosphoprotein 32 family member A isoform X2 — MDMKKRIHLELRNRTPSDVKELVLDNCRSNEGKIEGLTDEFEELEFLSTINVGLTSVSNLPKLNKLKKLELSDNRISGGLEVLAEKCPNLTHLNLSGNKIKDLSTIEPLKKLETLKSLDLFNCEVTNLNDYRDNVFKLLPQLTYLDGYDKDDKEAPDSDAEAYVEGLDDDDDSDEVDEEEEEDEDEDAPPRKEDDDDEEEEEEEDLSGEEEEEELDGKESDEDNEEERGLKRKRDLDEEAEEEEDD; from the exons ATGGATATGAAGAAAAGAATTCATCTAGAATTGCGGAATCGCACGCCATCTGAT GTGAAAGAACTGGTGCTTGATAATTGCCGCTCAAACGAAGGCAAAATTGAGGGCCTCACAGATGAATTTGAAGAGTTGGAATTTCTAAGCACAATCAACGTTGGGCTGACGTCGGTCTCCAACTTGCCGAAGCTGAACAAGCTgaaaaaa CTTGAACTCAGTGACAACAGGATCTCAGGTGGGCTGGAAGTACTGGCGGAGAAATGCCCAAACCTCACACACCTAAACCTCAGTGGCAACAAAATTAAAGACCTCAGCACGATAGAACCTCTG AAAAAATTAGAGACCCTCAAAAGCTTAGACTTGTTCAACTGTGAGGTGACCAACCTCAACGACTACAGAGACAATGTGTTCAAGCTCCTCCCCCAGTTGACGTACCTTGACGGCTATGACAAAGACGACAAGGAGGCGCCAGATTCGGACGCAGAGGCCTATGTGGAGGGactggatgatgatgatgacagtgATG AGgtagacgaggaggaggaggaggatgaggatgaagacGCCCCACCAAGAAAAGAGGATGATGAcgatgaggaagaagaggaagaggaggacctaAGTGGAGAG gaggaagaggaggagttggACGGCAAGGAGAGTGATGAGGACAATGAAG AGGAGCGAGGTCTGAAGAGGAAAAGGGATCTAGAcgaggaagcagaggaggaggaagacgactGA
- the anp32a gene encoding acidic leucine-rich nuclear phosphoprotein 32 family member A isoform X1, translating into MDMKKRIHLELRNRTPSDVKELVLDNCRSNEGKIEGLTDEFEELEFLSTINVGLTSVSNLPKLNKLKKLELSDNRISGGLEVLAEKCPNLTHLNLSGNKIKDLSTIEPLKKLETLKSLDLFNCEVTNLNDYRDNVFKLLPQLTYLDGYDKDDKEAPDSDAEAYVEGLDDDDDSDEVDEEEEEDEDEDAPPRKEDDDDEEEEEEEDLSGEEEEEELDGKESDEDNEEEERGLKRKRDLDEEAEEEEDD; encoded by the exons ATGGATATGAAGAAAAGAATTCATCTAGAATTGCGGAATCGCACGCCATCTGAT GTGAAAGAACTGGTGCTTGATAATTGCCGCTCAAACGAAGGCAAAATTGAGGGCCTCACAGATGAATTTGAAGAGTTGGAATTTCTAAGCACAATCAACGTTGGGCTGACGTCGGTCTCCAACTTGCCGAAGCTGAACAAGCTgaaaaaa CTTGAACTCAGTGACAACAGGATCTCAGGTGGGCTGGAAGTACTGGCGGAGAAATGCCCAAACCTCACACACCTAAACCTCAGTGGCAACAAAATTAAAGACCTCAGCACGATAGAACCTCTG AAAAAATTAGAGACCCTCAAAAGCTTAGACTTGTTCAACTGTGAGGTGACCAACCTCAACGACTACAGAGACAATGTGTTCAAGCTCCTCCCCCAGTTGACGTACCTTGACGGCTATGACAAAGACGACAAGGAGGCGCCAGATTCGGACGCAGAGGCCTATGTGGAGGGactggatgatgatgatgacagtgATG AGgtagacgaggaggaggaggaggatgaggatgaagacGCCCCACCAAGAAAAGAGGATGATGAcgatgaggaagaagaggaagaggaggacctaAGTGGAGAG gaggaagaggaggagttggACGGCAAGGAGAGTGATGAGGACAATGAAG AAGAGGAGCGAGGTCTGAAGAGGAAAAGGGATCTAGAcgaggaagcagaggaggaggaagacgactGA